GAGCAACTTGACCTCATGGAGGAGGTAGAGGAGAAGATAAAGTAGAATGGCCCGACTAAAGATGAAGTCCATCCGAGAGCTAAACGAGGCAGACCTCAAAGACCGACTGGAACAGTCAAGAGTTGAACTATCAAAAATGCGAATGGAGGCGGCAAAAGGCACACTCCGAAAGGAAAGCGGCAAAATCCGTTCCATAAGAAAAGAAGTAGCAAGAATGATGACTAGAAAAAACGAGCTGAAGAAGAAATGATCACACCGCAAAACCTGGTAAATCATGAGCTAATTGGACTGCGCACTCAAATTGTAGAGTCTACAAACCCGTCTGCAATCGGACTGTATGGCGAAATCGTAAACGAGACAAAATCCATGCTGGTTCTCCAGACTGCAGCCGGACAAAAAATGATCCAAAAGCAACACAGCAAATGGAAATTCACACTAGACAGCCAAGATATAATAATTGACGGAAGTCTCATTTCAAAGAGACCAGAGGACAGAATAAAGGTGAAAGCATGAAAAAAGAACAATCAGAATCTAAAGTTTATCGCGGTATCATAACTGACAACGGAGAGCCACTCAGCGTAAGGGGCAAGCTCTTCGAAGGAAAGGTAATCAGCGCAAAGAACAAGAACACCGTCGTAATCAGACGAGAAAACCCGCTATACATCACAAAATCAAAAAGATACGCAAGAAGCACAAGCACAATTCACGCTTACAAATCTGCAAAGCTCGAGATCAAAGAGGGCACAACTGTAGTCGCAGCCGAGTGCAGGCCGATTGCAAAATCCGTCTCATTCGTAGTAGTGGAGGTCAAGGCATAAGATGTCTGCTGGAAAAAGTCGTGCAGTATCTGCAAAGGGTGTTCAGGAATTCCGCCCATATGTCACAAAGGCACTCCCACTTGGCGCAAGAATTACGTGTGCTGATAACACCGGAGCAAAGATTCTGGAGATAATCATGGTAAAGAGGGCAAAGACTAGGACATCACGATACCCATCAGCGGCAGTAGGCGACTTTGTAAATGTGGTAGTAAAGAAAGGCCCAGCAGAGCTGAGAAAGCAGATCTTTGGCGCAGTAATTATCAGACAAAAGTATCCAATTAGACGATTAAACGGAGTCCGAGTATCTTTTGAGGACAATGCAGCAGTGCTAGTCACTCCAGAGGGAGAAATCAAGGGAACAGACATCAAAGGACCAGTAGCTGCAGAGGCGTCAGAAAAATGGCCAAGGGTTGCAAACTTGGCATCGATGGTGGTATAAGATGAAGCCGACAATAATCCGAAACAGAACCATCTACCAGGCATCACCATTCCTGAGAAGCAAGAGCATGTGCAGTCATCTGTCCGACGAACTCACCAAAAAATACCACAAGCGAAGCATCAGAGTAACAGAAGGCGACACAGTAAAAGTAATGCGCGGAGAATTCAAGGGAGTCTCAGGCAAGATAACACGAGTCTCAACTGAAAAGAACGGCGTATCTATTGAGGGAATCAAGAAGGAAAAACTCAAGGGCGGAAACTTGGACGTCTTCATTCACACATCCAACCTATTGGTAACGGAGATAACAACCGATGACAAGTGGCGACAGAACAAACTGGAGGGCAAAAAGCCTGCAAAGGAAGCAAAGCCTGCAGCAGAAAAGCCAGCAGAGAAAAAGGAAGCAAAGCCGGCAAAGGAAGAAAAACCAAAGCCAACTAAAGAATCAAAAGCAGCTAAGTCTGCAAAAAAGGAGAGTAAGTAATGCCAAGCGTAGCAGGAAGCAAGAAACTGAAAAGACAGATGGCTCCAATGTTCTGGGGCATCTCAAGGAAGAGACCTCGATTTGTAACTACCGTACGTCCCGGACCGCACGGCAAGAACGTGTCAATTCCAACTGCAGTATTTCTCAGAGACACACTAAAACTTGTAACAACCTCGCGTGAGGCAAAATATGCAATCTATAACGGAAAGGTAAAGGTCGACGGAGTGCCAAGAAAATCAATACACCATGGAATCGGACTGATGGACGTAATAGAACTGGACGGAATATCTGACGCGTACAGAATGGTTCCAGGTCAAGGACACATTCTTCATCCAATTAAGATCAAAGCAGCAGAAAAATCGGTCAAACTAGTCAAGGTAACAAGCAAGGTCACAAACAAAAAGGGAAAAACCCAGATTGGATTCCATGATGGAAGATCCTTGCTCTCAGACACAAAGGTCAGCGTGGGTGACTCGTGCCTCATGCAGGTTCCTGAGCAAAAGATCAACGAGGTAATCAAACTGGAAAAGGGCACCAGAGTTTTAGTAACAAAGGGAATTAACGCAGGACAGCTTGGAGAGATCAAGGAGATCAAAGAGGGAACATTCGTGCTACCAAAGCGCGCACTGCTCTCATTTGGCGACCGTGAAATCGAGATTCCAGCAGAACTGGTAATGGCAGTTGGCAAAAAGGAGCCGATTATTCAAATAGCGTGATACTATGTCAGAGCAAATAATGAAAACAATCAGACTGGAAAAAATCGTCCTGAACATGGGCGTAGGCAAGTCCGGAGACGCAATCGAGATTGCAAAAAAGGCACTCGACTCTATCACCGGAAAAAAGTCATGCGCACGTGACGCAAAGGCGACACAAAGAGACTGGGGCGTAAGAAAGGGTGAGCCAATCGGAGTCGCAGTTACTGTCCGAGGAGACGACGCAAGACAGCTGCTTACAAGACTGTTTGCAGCAATAGGAAACAGAATCCAGGGACGTTCCTTTGACGACTTTGGAAACATGTCATTTGGAATCAAGGAGCATATCGATATACCTGGAATAAAGTACGATCCACAAATCGGAATCTTGGGACTCGAGGCAGCAATCACACTAGTAAGACCTGGCTTTAGCATCAGATTCAGAAGCAGACACAAGGCAAGCGTAGGAAAGCACCACCGAATCACAAGGCAGGAAGCACAGGAGTTTTTATCTAGGGAATTTGGAGTGGCAGTGGTATAATGAAAGACAGATCATACAAGCACACAGGAAGAAAAGAGCATGCATTTGGCAAAGGCTCCAGATGGTGTAAACGATGCGGAGATTACACGGCAGTCATTCAGAAATATCATCTTATGATATGCAGGCGATGTTTCAGAGAAGTAGCAAATTCACTAGGATTTGCAAAATA
Above is a window of Candidatus Nitrosotenuis cloacae DNA encoding:
- a CDS encoding 50S ribosomal protein L14 — protein: MSAGKSRAVSAKGVQEFRPYVTKALPLGARITCADNTGAKILEIIMVKRAKTRTSRYPSAAVGDFVNVVVKKGPAELRKQIFGAVIIRQKYPIRRLNGVRVSFEDNAAVLVTPEGEIKGTDIKGPVAAEASEKWPRVANLASMVV
- a CDS encoding 30S ribosomal protein S4e, which codes for MPSVAGSKKLKRQMAPMFWGISRKRPRFVTTVRPGPHGKNVSIPTAVFLRDTLKLVTTSREAKYAIYNGKVKVDGVPRKSIHHGIGLMDVIELDGISDAYRMVPGQGHILHPIKIKAAEKSVKLVKVTSKVTNKKGKTQIGFHDGRSLLSDTKVSVGDSCLMQVPEQKINEVIKLEKGTRVLVTKGINAGQLGEIKEIKEGTFVLPKRALLSFGDREIEIPAELVMAVGKKEPIIQIA
- a CDS encoding 50S ribosomal protein L5, translating into MSEQIMKTIRLEKIVLNMGVGKSGDAIEIAKKALDSITGKKSCARDAKATQRDWGVRKGEPIGVAVTVRGDDARQLLTRLFAAIGNRIQGRSFDDFGNMSFGIKEHIDIPGIKYDPQIGILGLEAAITLVRPGFSIRFRSRHKASVGKHHRITRQEAQEFLSREFGVAVV
- a CDS encoding 30S ribosomal protein S14, coding for MMKDRSYKHTGRKEHAFGKGSRWCKRCGDYTAVIQKYHLMICRRCFREVANSLGFAKYR
- the rpmC gene encoding 50S ribosomal protein L29, with translation MARLKMKSIRELNEADLKDRLEQSRVELSKMRMEAAKGTLRKESGKIRSIRKEVARMMTRKNELKKK
- the rplX gene encoding 50S ribosomal protein L24; this encodes MKPTIIRNRTIYQASPFLRSKSMCSHLSDELTKKYHKRSIRVTEGDTVKVMRGEFKGVSGKITRVSTEKNGVSIEGIKKEKLKGGNLDVFIHTSNLLVTEITTDDKWRQNKLEGKKPAKEAKPAAEKPAEKKEAKPAKEEKPKPTKESKAAKSAKKESK
- a CDS encoding ribonuclease P protein component 1 — translated: MITPQNLVNHELIGLRTQIVESTNPSAIGLYGEIVNETKSMLVLQTAAGQKMIQKQHSKWKFTLDSQDIIIDGSLISKRPEDRIKVKA
- the rpsQ gene encoding 30S ribosomal protein S17, which codes for MKKEQSESKVYRGIITDNGEPLSVRGKLFEGKVISAKNKNTVVIRRENPLYITKSKRYARSTSTIHAYKSAKLEIKEGTTVVAAECRPIAKSVSFVVVEVKA